Proteins encoded within one genomic window of Acidobacteriota bacterium:
- the serC gene encoding 3-phosphoserine/phosphohydroxythreonine transaminase has translation MTHRVHNFGAGPAALPLPVLEQVQQSLLDFEGSGMSILEMSHRSATYDRVHQQTMADVLELAGAGDDYNVLFMGGGARTQFMLVPMNLRPGGRAADYLTTGRWSEMALAEAKKNGSAHELWSSADTGHDRVPGPGDFSVHSEAAYLHYTSNNTIAGTQYQETPEAGEVPLVCDMSSDIFSRPIDLAPFGVIYAGAQKNLGPAGVTIVIVRKDLLERCGPNLGDTMSYAKMAAKDSLLNTPPVFAIYMVGLVLQWIKDQGGLAAMQKINEEKAQLLYNAIDHSDGFYQGHAQEGSRSRMNVTFRLANPDLEATFVEEAAQRNLLGLKGHRSVGGIRASIYNATGLDAVRELVEFMGRFREGRG, from the coding sequence ATGACCCATCGGGTACACAATTTCGGAGCGGGCCCGGCGGCCCTGCCGCTGCCGGTCTTGGAACAGGTACAGCAGTCCTTGCTGGACTTCGAGGGCTCCGGCATGTCGATCCTGGAGATGAGTCACCGCAGCGCCACCTACGACCGCGTCCACCAGCAAACCATGGCCGACGTGCTGGAGCTGGCGGGAGCCGGCGACGACTACAACGTGCTCTTCATGGGCGGCGGCGCCCGCACCCAATTCATGTTGGTGCCGATGAACCTACGCCCCGGCGGCCGCGCCGCGGATTATCTGACCACCGGCCGCTGGAGCGAGATGGCGCTGGCGGAGGCAAAGAAGAACGGCTCCGCTCACGAGCTGTGGTCCAGCGCCGACACCGGCCATGACCGCGTACCCGGCCCCGGCGACTTCTCGGTGCACAGCGAGGCCGCCTACCTCCACTACACCAGCAACAACACCATCGCCGGCACCCAATATCAAGAGACGCCGGAAGCCGGCGAGGTCCCGCTGGTCTGCGACATGTCCTCGGACATCTTCAGCCGCCCCATCGACCTCGCCCCCTTCGGCGTGATCTACGCCGGCGCCCAGAAGAATCTCGGCCCCGCCGGCGTGACCATCGTGATCGTGCGCAAGGACCTCTTGGAGCGCTGCGGCCCCAACCTCGGCGACACCATGAGCTACGCCAAGATGGCCGCCAAGGACTCTCTCCTCAACACGCCCCCGGTCTTCGCCATTTACATGGTCGGCCTGGTGCTGCAGTGGATCAAGGATCAGGGCGGCTTGGCGGCGATGCAGAAGATCAACGAGGAAAAAGCCCAGCTCCTCTACAACGCCATCGATCATTCCGACGGCTTCTACCAGGGCCACGCCCAAGAGGGCAGCCGCTCCCGCATGAACGTCACCTTCCGCCTAGCCAACCCCGACCTCGAAGCCACCTTCGTAGAGGAAGCCGCCCAGCGGAACCTCCTAGGCCTCAAGGGCCACCGGTCCGTGGGCGGGATTCGAGCGTCGATCTACAACGCGACGGGGTTGGATGCGGTGCGGGAGCTGGTGGAGTTTATGGGGAGGTTTCGGGAGGGGCGGGGGTAG
- a CDS encoding SDR family oxidoreductase has translation MPTTTLIAGIGYVGSALAAELKAANHRVYGLRRSAPVDIPGVETIRADLTRPETLEDLPTGINFVVYCASASGRSDEAYRAAYVEGPKNLLAALERQGQAVQRVFFTSSTGVYGQTDGSWLDEESVTEPESFTGQRLLEGEQVFRNGPYPATIVRLSGIYGPGRTRLIDSVRRGEAACQEGPPTYTNRIHRDDCAGVLKFLIEKTLENPEAVQDTYVGVDDDPVDRCVVLRWLAEQSGAPEVPVEARGEEGGRIRGSNKRLSNRRLKELGYRFRFPTFREGYGAMLRESSE, from the coding sequence ATGCCCACCACCACCCTCATCGCCGGCATCGGTTACGTAGGCAGCGCCCTCGCCGCTGAGCTAAAAGCCGCCAACCACCGCGTCTACGGCCTCCGCCGCAGCGCCCCCGTAGATATCCCCGGCGTGGAAACCATCCGCGCCGACCTGACCCGGCCGGAAACGCTGGAGGATCTGCCCACGGGCATCAACTTCGTCGTCTACTGCGCCTCCGCCTCGGGGCGGAGCGACGAAGCCTACCGGGCGGCCTACGTCGAAGGGCCGAAGAATCTGCTGGCTGCGCTGGAGCGGCAGGGGCAGGCTGTGCAGCGCGTGTTCTTCACCTCCAGCACCGGCGTCTATGGCCAGACGGATGGCAGCTGGCTGGATGAGGAGAGTGTGACGGAGCCGGAGAGCTTCACCGGCCAGCGTCTGTTGGAGGGGGAGCAGGTGTTTCGGAACGGGCCGTATCCGGCGACGATCGTGCGCCTCTCGGGCATCTACGGCCCGGGGCGGACGCGGCTGATCGATTCCGTGCGCCGGGGCGAAGCGGCTTGCCAGGAAGGGCCGCCGACGTATACCAATCGGATCCATCGCGACGACTGCGCTGGCGTCCTCAAATTTCTGATCGAGAAAACGTTAGAGAATCCCGAGGCCGTCCAGGACACCTACGTCGGAGTCGACGATGACCCGGTGGATCGGTGTGTGGTGCTGCGGTGGCTGGCGGAGCAGTCGGGGGCGCCGGAGGTGCCGGTGGAGGCTCGGGGTGAGGAGGGAGGAAGGATTCGGGGGAGCAACAAACGGCTGAGCAACCGGCGGCTCAAAGAGCTCGGGTATCGCTTCCGCTTCCCCACCTTCCGCGAAGGCTACGGGGCCATGCTGAGAGAGAGCTCAGAATAG
- a CDS encoding prepilin-type N-terminal cleavage/methylation domain-containing protein: MKRSVSRAASGFTLIEVLISLILITLALTLAAQLLVESRLLLEDSNRRARDPVLTLAVSQLRNDLQGSAAVVGGGAWSSGPLVLTGLDVGTVTYAVSGNALERQVVNSLGVESSRRAVLAPLKGWRWRAVNAKLVDVELVVEEQNPVPHLRTGPTPRNPREQRWALRSALRSGERERSW, translated from the coding sequence ATGAAGAGGTCCGTTTCCCGTGCGGCTTCCGGGTTCACCCTCATCGAGGTGTTGATCAGCCTCATCCTCATCACTCTCGCCCTGACCCTGGCGGCGCAGCTGCTGGTGGAGAGCCGGCTACTGCTCGAAGACTCCAACCGCCGGGCCCGGGACCCGGTGCTCACCCTGGCGGTGAGCCAGCTGCGCAACGATCTGCAAGGCTCGGCGGCGGTGGTGGGCGGTGGAGCCTGGAGCTCCGGCCCACTGGTGCTGACGGGGCTCGACGTGGGTACGGTGACCTACGCGGTGAGCGGCAATGCGCTGGAGCGCCAGGTGGTCAATTCGCTGGGGGTGGAGAGCTCCCGCCGCGCGGTCCTGGCGCCGCTCAAGGGCTGGCGCTGGCGGGCGGTGAACGCCAAGCTGGTGGATGTGGAGCTGGTGGTGGAGGAACAAAACCCCGTCCCCCACCTGCGCACCGGCCCGACCCCCCGCAACCCTCGGGAGCAACGGTGGGCTTTGCGTTCCGCGCTGCGTAGCGGCGAGAGGGAGCGCTCCTGGTGA
- a CDS encoding ATP-binding protein: MLSFILLLLLALRIAEQDVRDRMKTAGARATIVLDQELGAIQDDLRATGDAMAAVLDQPTHARQVFRRALLRQSSIFELALLDPEGQVTVQRHRVFDRYRDQNLLAPRPWPEDLSAGEIVTGPVEFEAVGEIEIPFLRFTVPVIGEAEEVVGALQARVDLSSLWSTITAIPVGSRGHVYLSDAGDRVLVHQDLRWVRGDTRLASAIGRSAKDLAQPGLHLYRSLDGAWVVGTGVALEELPWYALIEEPAVDSLVPPLLQAALLAVLVLALGWLSLSILRFTQRRLADPLAQLRAGVERIGRGDLAHRIRIDSQDELGALAAEFNAMAAELQATIDDLQQRVAELRSAQGELREARDNLERGVEERTADLQAATQEMKALLYMVSHDLRAPLINLQGFAGELRAALNDIRPALEAASPHLDPETRTHLSRTLDEDALDSLGFIETSVLRLNDFTHALLRLSRAGHQELSLEELDLQRLVHQLLDTMAYQIEQCDAQVEVGDLPPLVADRMAMEQVLGNLVGNALNYRAPERPPEILIQGECSGNEVQLRVKDNGRGIAEEDFDKIFAPFRRIGHVDSEGEGVGLAYAQTLVRRHGGRIRCFSTVDVGSEFVVTIPRMPEDRMAS; the protein is encoded by the coding sequence ATGCTGAGCTTTATTCTGCTCCTGCTGCTGGCCCTGCGTATCGCAGAGCAGGATGTACGGGATCGGATGAAGACCGCCGGGGCTCGGGCCACCATCGTTCTCGACCAGGAGCTCGGTGCGATCCAGGATGATCTGCGGGCCACCGGAGACGCCATGGCGGCGGTGCTCGACCAGCCGACCCACGCCCGGCAGGTCTTTCGGCGGGCCCTGCTACGCCAGAGCTCGATTTTCGAGCTCGCGCTTCTCGATCCCGAGGGACAGGTCACGGTGCAGCGCCACCGAGTCTTCGACCGCTATCGCGACCAGAACCTCCTCGCTCCCCGGCCCTGGCCGGAGGATCTGAGTGCTGGCGAGATCGTCACCGGTCCTGTGGAATTCGAGGCGGTGGGCGAGATCGAAATTCCCTTCCTGCGCTTCACGGTGCCGGTGATTGGGGAGGCCGAGGAGGTGGTAGGAGCGCTGCAGGCCCGGGTCGATCTTTCCAGTCTATGGTCCACCATCACCGCCATCCCGGTGGGTTCCCGGGGGCACGTCTATCTCTCCGACGCCGGCGACCGCGTGTTGGTGCACCAGGACCTGCGCTGGGTGCGCGGGGACACCCGTCTGGCCTCCGCCATCGGGCGCTCCGCCAAGGATCTGGCCCAGCCCGGGCTGCACCTTTATCGGTCGCTGGACGGCGCCTGGGTCGTGGGCACCGGTGTCGCCCTCGAGGAGCTGCCGTGGTACGCCCTCATCGAGGAGCCGGCGGTGGACTCCTTGGTGCCGCCTCTGCTCCAGGCAGCCTTGCTGGCGGTGTTGGTCCTGGCTTTGGGCTGGCTCAGCCTGAGCATCTTGCGTTTCACTCAGCGTCGGTTGGCGGATCCCCTGGCGCAGCTGCGGGCCGGTGTCGAGCGCATCGGCCGCGGCGACCTGGCTCATCGCATTCGCATCGACAGTCAGGACGAGCTCGGCGCTCTGGCGGCGGAGTTCAACGCCATGGCTGCGGAGCTCCAGGCCACCATCGACGACCTCCAGCAGCGAGTCGCCGAATTGCGCAGCGCCCAGGGCGAGCTGCGGGAGGCCCGGGACAATCTGGAGCGCGGCGTCGAGGAGCGCACCGCCGACCTCCAGGCGGCAACTCAAGAGATGAAGGCCTTGCTCTACATGGTCTCCCACGACCTCCGCGCTCCCCTGATCAATCTCCAGGGCTTCGCGGGGGAGCTGCGGGCGGCGCTCAACGACATCCGGCCGGCCCTCGAAGCCGCCTCGCCGCACCTCGATCCGGAAACCCGCACCCATTTGAGCCGAACCCTCGATGAGGATGCCCTCGATTCCCTCGGTTTCATCGAGACCTCGGTGCTGCGCCTCAACGACTTCACCCACGCCCTGCTGCGCCTGTCCCGCGCCGGCCACCAGGAGCTCAGCCTGGAGGAGCTCGACCTGCAGCGGCTGGTACACCAACTGCTGGACACCATGGCCTATCAGATCGAGCAATGCGACGCTCAGGTGGAGGTAGGGGACCTGCCACCGCTGGTGGCGGACCGCATGGCCATGGAGCAAGTGTTGGGCAATCTGGTGGGCAATGCCCTCAACTACCGGGCGCCGGAAAGGCCCCCCGAAATCCTCATCCAGGGGGAGTGCAGCGGCAACGAGGTCCAGCTGCGGGTCAAGGACAACGGCCGGGGCATCGCCGAGGAAGACTTCGACAAGATCTTCGCTCCCTTCCGGCGCATCGGGCACGTCGATTCGGAGGGTGAAGGGGTGGGCCTGGCTTACGCTCAGACCCTGGTGCGGCGCCACGGTGGCCGCATCCGCTGCTTCTCCACCGTCGACGTCGGCAGCGAGTTCGTGGTGACCATCCCGCGCATGCCGGAAGACCGGATGGCCTCATGA
- a CDS encoding branched-chain amino acid ABC transporter substrate-binding protein, giving the protein MLWLNSPSIPYVASATWGKSWVRQKLFWLCLCWVPWVLLMGCGQPGDRPELRVVISTLATSGSGHDVVRGAQLALDEAGGKAGGHPIALEIYDTLELTAEQPLSVRLEKAIAEQAVADPQVIAYLGPMASHQAKVSMPILNRASLPQVSSTTTWPGLTRAGFGPGEPGIYFPTGKRHFFRVATPDDVQAAAAARWAKELGYQSIYLLHNSLPYGQGLSGIFEETLRDLGLDIVGHSKLEVASTDREWIISLPQKIAETSPDLVFYAGGSEQGAVNLLRNIRRQNPEISILGTEGIQRNEFIERLGREHAEGILATNVALPIDQAQTETARMFRGRYQERYGEAPQPLAASTYEAMKAILWAIDTAPEPSREEVLAALHSMQEVPGLLGPWHFDERGDTSLQAVAGYRVEEGRWVFQKLLR; this is encoded by the coding sequence ATGCTTTGGCTGAATTCGCCATCCATCCCCTACGTCGCTTCGGCTACCTGGGGCAAGTCCTGGGTCCGGCAGAAGCTCTTCTGGCTCTGCCTGTGCTGGGTGCCGTGGGTGTTGCTGATGGGCTGCGGTCAGCCTGGGGACAGACCGGAGCTGCGAGTGGTGATCAGCACCCTCGCCACTAGCGGCTCTGGACATGACGTGGTGCGCGGGGCCCAACTGGCTCTGGATGAAGCGGGGGGGAAGGCCGGAGGGCATCCCATTGCGCTGGAGATCTACGACACCCTGGAGCTGACGGCGGAGCAGCCTCTCTCGGTGCGGCTGGAGAAGGCGATTGCCGAGCAGGCTGTGGCGGACCCCCAGGTGATCGCCTATCTGGGGCCCATGGCCAGCCACCAGGCCAAGGTCTCGATGCCGATTCTCAATCGGGCTTCGCTGCCCCAGGTCAGCTCCACCACCACCTGGCCGGGCCTGACCCGTGCCGGCTTTGGGCCCGGCGAGCCGGGGATCTATTTCCCCACCGGCAAGCGGCATTTCTTTCGCGTCGCGACGCCTGACGACGTGCAGGCCGCCGCCGCCGCGCGCTGGGCCAAGGAGCTGGGCTACCAATCCATTTACCTCCTGCACAACTCCTTGCCCTATGGTCAGGGGCTCAGCGGCATTTTCGAAGAGACCCTGCGGGATCTCGGCCTCGACATCGTCGGGCACTCCAAGCTCGAAGTGGCCTCCACCGACCGCGAATGGATCATTTCCCTGCCGCAGAAGATTGCCGAGACCAGCCCGGATCTGGTGTTCTATGCCGGCGGTAGTGAGCAGGGCGCCGTCAATCTGCTGCGCAATATCCGCCGACAGAATCCGGAAATCTCCATCCTTGGAACCGAGGGCATCCAGCGCAATGAGTTCATCGAGCGCCTGGGCCGGGAGCACGCGGAAGGCATCTTGGCAACCAACGTGGCTTTGCCCATCGATCAGGCTCAGACGGAGACCGCCAGGATGTTTCGGGGGCGGTACCAGGAGCGGTACGGCGAGGCTCCCCAGCCGTTGGCGGCGAGTACGTACGAAGCGATGAAGGCTATCTTGTGGGCTATCGATACCGCTCCCGAACCCAGCCGGGAAGAGGTTCTAGCTGCGCTCCACAGCATGCAGGAGGTCCCCGGTTTGCTGGGGCCGTGGCATTTCGACGAGCGAGGGGACACTTCACTCCAGGCGGTCGCGGGTTATCGAGTCGAGGAGGGGCGCTGGGTCTTTCAGAAGCTTCTCCGTTAA